The Helicobacter pylori genome includes a window with the following:
- the hydD gene encoding hydrogenase biosynthesis protein HydD, translating into MSEKILILGIGNILFGDEGIGVHLAHYLKKNFSFFPSVDIVDGGTMAQQLIPLITSYEKVLILDCVSAKGVEIGSVYAFDFKDAPKEITWAGSAHEVEMLHTLRLTEFLGDLPKTFIVGLVPFVIGNETTFKLSNEILNALETALKAIEIRLNAWGVQMQRTDHIALDCIAELSYKGF; encoded by the coding sequence ATGAGTGAAAAAATCCTGATTCTAGGTATTGGCAATATCCTTTTTGGCGATGAAGGGATTGGGGTGCATCTAGCCCACTACCTTAAAAAGAATTTTTCTTTTTTCCCTAGCGTGGATATTGTGGATGGGGGGACTATGGCTCAGCAACTCATTCCTTTAATCACTTCGTATGAAAAGGTTTTGATTTTAGATTGCGTGAGCGCTAAAGGCGTTGAGATAGGATCAGTCTATGCCTTTGATTTTAAGGACGCTCCTAAAGAAATCACATGGGCTGGGAGCGCGCATGAAGTGGAAATGCTACACACTTTAAGGCTCACGGAGTTTTTAGGGGATTTGCCTAAAACTTTTATCGTGGGGCTTGTGCCTTTTGTGATAGGGAACGAGACCACTTTCAAGCTTTCAAACGAAATTTTAAACGCTTTAGAAACAGCCTTAAAAGCCATAGAAATCCGACTCAACGCATGGGGGGTTCAAATGCAACGCACCGATCATATCGCCTTAGATTGTATCGCTGAACTCTCTTATAAGGGTTTTTGA
- the cybH gene encoding Ni/Fe-hydrogenase, b-type cytochrome subunit: MDKMNKVVLHKEYSGFVRFFHWVRALSIFTLIATGFYIAYPFLQPNSSFYKGVYLLQAYVRSFHVMFGFLLISALIFRTYLFFTKESLIERRSFSQLLSPKAWIDQMKAYFLISGKPHTKGLYNPIQLVAYFTLVVLIVLMSLSGIVLYYNVYHAGLGAFLGSTFKWFETLCGGLANVRFIHHLATWGFILFVPVHVYMVFFHSIRYDSSGADSMINGYGYTKE; the protein is encoded by the coding sequence ATGGATAAAATGAATAAGGTCGTTTTACACAAAGAATATTCCGGTTTTGTGCGCTTTTTCCATTGGGTTAGGGCTTTGAGTATTTTTACTTTAATCGCTACAGGGTTTTACATCGCTTACCCTTTTTTGCAGCCTAATTCTAGCTTTTATAAAGGGGTGTATCTTTTACAAGCTTATGTGCGCTCTTTTCATGTCATGTTTGGGTTTTTGCTCATTAGCGCATTAATCTTTAGAACCTATCTTTTTTTCACTAAAGAAAGCCTGATAGAACGCAGGAGTTTCAGCCAACTTTTAAGCCCAAAAGCCTGGATCGATCAAATGAAAGCGTATTTTCTTATCAGCGGAAAACCCCACACTAAAGGATTGTATAACCCTATCCAACTCGTGGCTTATTTCACTTTGGTTGTTTTGATCGTATTGATGAGTTTGAGCGGGATAGTGCTGTATTATAATGTCTATCATGCGGGGCTTGGAGCGTTTTTAGGAAGCACTTTTAAGTGGTTTGAAACGCTTTGTGGGGGGTTAGCGAACGTGCGTTTTATCCACCACTTAGCGACTTGGGGGTTTATCTTATTTGTCCCTGTGCATGTTTATATGGTGTTTTTCCATTCTATCAGGTATGATAGTTCGGGGGCGGATTCTATGATTAATGGCTATGGTTATACCAAAGAATGA
- a CDS encoding nickel-dependent hydrogenase large subunit, with product MSKKIVVDPITRIEGHLRIEVIVDDDNVITDAFSSSTLFRGLETIIKGRDPRDAGFIAQRICGVCTYSHYKAGITAVENALGITPPLNAQLVRSLMNMALLFHDHVVHFYTLHGLDWCDIMSALKADPIQAAKLSFKYSPYPINTGAGELKAVQKRLSDFAKSGSLGPFNNGYYGHKTYRLSPEQNLIVLSHYLKLLEVQREAAKMTAIFGAKQPHPQSLTVGGVTSVMDILDPTRLAEWKSKFEVVANFINHAYYPDLVMAGEMFANEPSVIKGCGLRNFIAYEEVLLGRDKYLLSSGVVLDGDISKLHPIDESLIKEEVTHSWYQYEDTKEVQLHPYDGQTNPHYTGLKDGESVGIENKIIPAKVLDTKNKYSWIKSPRYDSKPMEVGPLSSVVVGLAAKNPYVTEVATKFLKDTKLPLEALFSTLGRTAARCIEAKTIADNGLLAFDALVENLKSDQSTCAPYHIDKNQEYKGRYIGQVPRGMLSHWVRIKNGVVENYQAVVPSTWNAGPRDSQNQRGAYEMSLIGTKIADLTQPLEIIRTIHSFDPCIACSVHVMDFKGQSLNEFKVEPNFAKF from the coding sequence ATGTCAAAAAAAATCGTAGTCGATCCTATCACCAGGATTGAGGGGCATTTAAGGATTGAAGTGATCGTAGATGATGATAATGTGATCACCGATGCGTTTTCTTCTTCTACGCTTTTTAGGGGGCTAGAGACGATCATTAAGGGCAGAGACCCACGAGATGCAGGCTTTATCGCTCAAAGGATTTGCGGGGTATGCACTTATTCGCATTATAAGGCTGGTATCACTGCGGTAGAAAACGCTCTAGGCATCACCCCCCCATTAAACGCGCAATTGGTGCGATCTTTGATGAACATGGCGTTGCTTTTTCATGACCATGTGGTGCATTTCTATACTTTGCATGGGCTTGATTGGTGCGATATTATGAGCGCTTTAAAAGCCGATCCCATTCAAGCGGCAAAACTTTCTTTCAAATACAGCCCTTATCCCATTAATACCGGTGCCGGTGAATTAAAGGCGGTTCAAAAACGCTTGAGCGATTTCGCTAAAAGCGGATCTTTGGGGCCTTTTAATAACGGCTATTACGGGCATAAAACCTATCGTTTAAGTCCAGAACAAAATTTAATCGTCTTAAGCCATTACCTCAAGCTTTTAGAAGTCCAAAGGGAAGCGGCGAAAATGACCGCTATTTTTGGGGCCAAACAGCCTCACCCACAAAGCCTAACGGTGGGGGGTGTTACGAGCGTTATGGATATATTGGATCCGACGAGATTGGCTGAATGGAAGAGCAAGTTTGAAGTGGTGGCCAATTTTATCAACCATGCCTACTACCCTGATTTGGTGATGGCAGGCGAAATGTTCGCTAACGAACCATCCGTTATTAAAGGTTGTGGCTTAAGGAATTTTATCGCTTATGAAGAAGTGTTACTCGGGAGGGATAAATACCTTTTGAGTAGCGGGGTGGTGCTTGATGGGGATATTTCTAAATTACACCCCATTGATGAGAGTTTGATTAAAGAAGAAGTTACGCATTCTTGGTATCAATACGAAGACACTAAAGAGGTGCAACTCCACCCTTATGACGGGCAAACGAACCCGCATTATACCGGTTTAAAAGACGGCGAGAGCGTGGGGATTGAAAATAAAATAATCCCTGCTAAAGTGCTTGACACTAAAAATAAATATTCTTGGATCAAATCGCCCAGATACGATAGTAAACCCATGGAAGTAGGCCCTTTAAGTTCCGTAGTGGTAGGTTTAGCGGCGAAAAACCCTTATGTTACTGAAGTGGCTACGAAGTTTTTAAAAGACACTAAACTGCCTTTGGAGGCGTTGTTTTCAACGCTTGGGCGAACGGCTGCAAGGTGTATTGAAGCTAAAACGATCGCTGATAATGGCCTTTTGGCGTTTGATGCACTAGTGGAAAATCTAAAAAGCGATCAGAGCACTTGCGCTCCTTATCACATTGATAAAAATCAAGAATATAAAGGGCGCTACATTGGTCAAGTGCCAAGGGGCATGCTAAGCCATTGGGTGCGTATTAAAAACGGCGTGGTGGAAAACTATCAAGCGGTGGTGCCTTCTACTTGGAATGCGGGGCCTAGAGATTCTCAAAATCAAAGGGGGGCTTATGAAATGAGCTTGATTGGCACTAAAATCGCTGATTTAACCCAGCCTTTAGAAATCATTAGGACTATCCATTCTTTTGACCCATGCATCGCATGCTCAGTGCATGTGATGGATTTTAAGGGGCAGTCTTTAAACGAGTTTAAAGTAGAGCCTAATTTCGCTAAATTCTAA
- a CDS encoding hydrogenase 1 small subunit, which translates to MFYDEKKTYQKIEERLGIISSFNAHNEHKNLQDEFKGAGISRRDLLKWAGMMSTALALPASFTPLTLKALEVANRLPVIWLHMAECTGCSESLLRSADPTIDSIIFDYINLEYHETIMVASGFQAEKSLHDAIEKHKNNYILMVEGGIPQGTEYFLTQGPNAETGAEECRKAAQHAAAIFAIGTCSSFGGVQAAYPNPSNAQPLHKIIDKPVINVPGCPPSEKNIVGNVLYYLMFGALPKLDAYNRPSWAYGNRIHDLCERRGHFDAGEFVEHFGDENAKRGFCLYKMGCKGPYTFNNCSKLRFNSHTSWPIGAGHGCIGCSEPNFWDTMSPFEEPLANRSIKTAFDGLGADKVADKVGTTLLSATAIGIAAHALLSKAIKNKE; encoded by the coding sequence ATGTTCTACGATGAAAAAAAGACCTATCAAAAGATTGAAGAACGCCTTGGTATAATCAGTTCGTTTAACGCTCATAACGAGCATAAAAACTTGCAAGATGAGTTTAAGGGGGCGGGCATTTCTAGGCGTGATTTATTGAAGTGGGCGGGCATGATGAGCACAGCGTTAGCCTTGCCGGCCAGTTTTACTCCCTTGACTTTGAAGGCGCTAGAAGTGGCTAACAGATTGCCCGTGATTTGGTTGCACATGGCAGAATGCACCGGCTGTAGCGAAAGTTTGTTAAGGAGCGCAGACCCCACCATTGATAGCATTATCTTTGATTACATCAACCTAGAATACCACGAAACCATTATGGTAGCGAGCGGTTTTCAAGCTGAAAAAAGCTTGCATGACGCCATAGAAAAGCATAAAAACAATTACATTTTAATGGTAGAAGGCGGTATCCCCCAAGGCACAGAATACTTTCTCACTCAAGGCCCAAACGCTGAAACGGGGGCTGAAGAGTGCAGGAAAGCCGCCCAACACGCAGCCGCTATTTTTGCCATAGGCACATGCTCAAGTTTTGGGGGCGTGCAAGCGGCTTACCCTAACCCCTCTAACGCGCAACCCTTGCATAAAATCATTGATAAACCCGTGATCAATGTTCCCGGTTGCCCGCCTAGTGAAAAAAATATCGTGGGCAATGTGCTTTATTACTTGATGTTTGGGGCTCTCCCTAAATTGGATGCGTATAACCGCCCCTCTTGGGCTTATGGGAACAGGATCCATGATTTGTGCGAAAGGCGAGGGCATTTTGATGCGGGCGAGTTTGTGGAGCATTTTGGCGATGAAAACGCTAAAAGGGGCTTTTGTTTATATAAAATGGGCTGTAAAGGGCCTTACACTTTCAACAATTGCTCCAAACTCCGCTTCAATTCACACACTTCTTGGCCCATAGGCGCAGGGCATGGGTGCATAGGGTGTTCTGAGCCTAATTTTTGGGATACGATGAGTCCTTTTGAAGAGCCTTTGGCGAATCGCTCCATTAAAACCGCCTTTGACGGCTTAGGGGCTGATAAAGTAGCCGATAAAGTCGGCACGACTTTACTCAGTGCAACCGCTATTGGCATTGCCGCGCATGCGCTCCTTTCTAAAGCGATCAAAAACAAAGAGTAA
- a CDS encoding NAD(P)H-dependent oxidoreductase, which produces MKKVLIINGAKAFGSSGGKLNETLTDHAKKTLESLGLEVDTTIVDKGYNHSQEVEKIVSADATIWQMPGWWMGEPWIVKKYIDEVFSAGYGKLYASDGRSSQNPTKNYGKGGLMQGKKYMLSLTWNAPIEAFSDPNEFFEGVGVDVVYLHLHKAFQFLGLSALPTFICNDVVKNPQVEQYLNSLTTHLHQAFGK; this is translated from the coding sequence ATGAAAAAAGTACTCATCATTAACGGGGCCAAAGCGTTCGGGAGCTCTGGAGGGAAACTCAATGAAACCTTGACTGATCATGCAAAAAAGACTCTAGAATCTTTGGGGCTAGAAGTGGATACAACAATCGTGGATAAGGGCTATAATCATAGCCAAGAGGTGGAAAAGATCGTTAGCGCTGATGCGACGATTTGGCAAATGCCTGGCTGGTGGATGGGAGAGCCTTGGATTGTGAAAAAATACATTGATGAAGTCTTTAGCGCAGGGTATGGGAAGCTTTATGCTAGCGATGGCAGGAGTTCGCAAAACCCCACTAAAAACTACGGGAAAGGAGGCTTGATGCAAGGCAAAAAATACATGTTGAGCTTGACTTGGAACGCTCCCATTGAAGCCTTTAGTGATCCTAATGAATTTTTTGAAGGGGTGGGTGTGGATGTTGTGTATTTGCATTTGCATAAAGCGTTCCAATTTTTAGGGCTTTCAGCACTGCCCACTTTTATTTGCAACGATGTGGTGAAAAACCCCCAAGTAGAGCAGTATCTTAATTCCCTCACCACGCATTTGCACCAAGCTTTTGGCAAGTGA
- a CDS encoding DUF262 domain-containing protein, producing the protein MKATQSTINDFFALTSTIFSIPVYQRNYTWEEENCEKLLQDIVSISQNKKTHFMGSITYVLRLIDDEKSLRQLQEFVIIDGQQRVTTIMLLLKAIETKIQNEGIKKEIGNLLNLSGQRLRLKPIKSDKEAFDLVMQNRSHELQGVSHIRNNYKFLTKELEYYISKGYRIEEIYGAFLRLKIVAIGLELGEDDPQVVFESINATGVQLKGLDLIRNYLMMGENSDRQKHLYDTYWVPLENWLGERDLNDFIKTYLRIYFEDKVKEGEREVYYTLKSHHRENFPDNIQGLMSDMREYGRIYQIFLDRDHYFLHRGDPQQLANLRLRIKDLVKIKFGVAKPFILRCARDFEEGKLDYENFCEILQILTSYFVRRSVCGDPTGALNKVLYPLYRQLGENVSADALKRYLGKSVGQATFPNDDKIKAAFAVRNAYSANQACKFILLEIEKLSNAEPPKEENLEVEHFYPKTPTQEWRDRVGDYFTFEQDYLNNFGNLTLSGQNQKLSNKSYEEKIRLMEEYSSLHLNDYFINNTHSWGIEEVKNRSEYLADQFCQVALFKDLPKEYRTREISKTLDDDLTSHNLQSVKLPNHERKIVKNAKELASAVIDYLLENAIEAFESYTDEEPRYICWDKAKAQLRDRDGTLVVPFEKYGFYFVSNASYQTVGSNLRDLILGCELNPRDFIVG; encoded by the coding sequence ATGAAAGCGACACAAAGCACCATTAACGACTTTTTTGCCTTAACAAGCACGATATTTTCTATCCCTGTATACCAGAGGAACTACACTTGGGAAGAAGAAAATTGTGAAAAATTACTGCAAGATATTGTCAGTATTTCTCAAAATAAGAAAACGCATTTCATGGGTTCTATCACTTATGTTTTGCGTTTGATTGATGATGAAAAGAGCTTAAGGCAACTGCAAGAATTTGTCATCATTGACGGGCAGCAAAGGGTTACTACCATCATGCTTTTGCTCAAAGCCATAGAGACAAAGATACAAAATGAAGGGATAAAAAAAGAGATTGGTAATCTACTCAATCTTTCGGGACAAAGGTTGCGTCTCAAGCCCATTAAAAGCGACAAAGAAGCCTTTGATTTAGTCATGCAAAATCGATCGCATGAACTACAAGGCGTATCACACATTAGGAATAATTATAAATTTTTAACCAAAGAGCTTGAATATTATATCAGCAAAGGGTATCGCATAGAAGAGATCTATGGGGCGTTTTTGCGGCTTAAAATCGTAGCCATAGGTTTAGAGTTGGGCGAAGACGATCCGCAAGTGGTGTTTGAAAGCATCAACGCTACAGGCGTGCAATTAAAAGGGCTGGATCTCATCCGCAACTATCTGATGATGGGAGAAAATTCTGACAGACAGAAACATCTCTATGATACTTATTGGGTTCCTTTAGAAAATTGGCTTGGTGAAAGAGATTTGAATGATTTTATCAAAACCTATCTCAGGATCTATTTTGAAGATAAAGTAAAAGAGGGAGAGCGTGAAGTGTATTATACGCTAAAATCCCACCACAGAGAAAATTTCCCTGATAATATACAAGGTCTTATGAGCGATATGCGTGAATATGGCAGAATCTATCAAATCTTTTTAGACAGAGATCATTATTTTTTACATCGTGGAGACCCGCAACAGTTAGCGAATTTACGCCTGCGCATTAAAGATCTTGTAAAAATCAAATTTGGCGTGGCAAAGCCTTTTATTTTGCGTTGCGCCAGAGATTTTGAAGAGGGTAAATTGGATTATGAAAACTTCTGCGAAATTTTGCAAATCCTTACCAGCTACTTCGTGCGCAGGAGCGTGTGCGGAGATCCTACCGGTGCACTTAACAAAGTTCTTTATCCTTTATACAGACAGCTAGGGGAAAATGTTTCAGCCGATGCACTCAAGCGGTATTTGGGCAAGAGCGTTGGTCAAGCGACGTTCCCTAATGATGATAAAATTAAAGCGGCGTTTGCTGTGCGTAACGCTTATTCAGCAAATCAAGCGTGCAAATTCATCCTGCTTGAGATAGAAAAATTAAGTAACGCCGAACCGCCCAAAGAAGAGAATTTAGAAGTGGAGCATTTCTACCCCAAAACCCCCACACAAGAATGGCGCGATAGGGTAGGGGACTATTTCACTTTTGAGCAAGACTACCTCAATAATTTTGGGAATCTGACCTTATCAGGGCAAAATCAAAAGCTTAGTAACAAATCTTACGAGGAAAAAATAAGGCTCATGGAAGAATACAGCTCCTTGCATTTAAACGACTATTTCATTAATAACACCCATTCTTGGGGGATAGAGGAAGTGAAGAATAGGAGCGAATATTTAGCGGATCAATTTTGTCAAGTGGCATTGTTTAAAGATTTGCCCAAAGAATACCGCACCAGAGAGATCAGTAAAACCCTTGATGATGACTTAACTTCCCATAATCTTCAAAGCGTTAAGCTCCCCAATCATGAAAGGAAAATAGTAAAAAACGCTAAGGAATTGGCTAGCGCTGTCATAGACTACTTGCTAGAAAACGCCATAGAAGCCTTTGAAAGCTACACAGATGAAGAGCCAAGATATATTTGTTGGGATAAAGCAAAAGCGCAATTAAGGGATAGAGATGGCACTCTTGTTGTGCCTTTTGAAAAATACGGATTCTACTTTGTGAGCAATGCGAGTTATCAAACGGTGGGCAGTAATCTTAGGGATCTTATCTTAGGCTGTGAGCTTAATCCCAGAGACTTTATTGTGGGATAA
- a CDS encoding tetratricopeptide repeat protein, which yields MLKKSLLLLVFLVLQLSGAEENNQAQKNTPPELNPANAKGVPNPNTQITPKNDNSNLLDKLGSPENAQTELSAGIELAKKGDYQGAFKLFSQSCDNGNAAGCFAVGAMYANGVGIQTNRLKAARYYEMGCSGGDATACANLAQMYENKKNADTNDKENALQLYAVACQGGDMIACNNLGWMFANGSGVPKDYYKAMGYYKFSCDNGNDMGCYNLGLMSNVNNIYGIDKATLSQVDLNYLACNAGDMMGCANLGWIYANGDLGAPLNNHYAAKYFQMACDGGILGSCNNLGVLYQKGLGVPQDDQRALDLFSYACDNGFESSCRNYGNFKEHLLRVNPNYGRLFMPYHSYEMP from the coding sequence ATGCTCAAAAAAAGTTTGTTATTGCTTGTTTTTTTAGTTTTACAGCTTAGCGGTGCTGAAGAAAATAATCAAGCCCAAAAAAACACGCCCCCTGAATTAAACCCCGCTAACGCTAAGGGTGTGCCAAACCCTAACACCCAGATCACCCCTAAAAACGATAATTCTAATCTGTTAGACAAATTAGGATCGCCTGAAAACGCTCAAACCGAGCTTTCTGCCGGTATTGAATTGGCTAAAAAGGGCGATTATCAAGGGGCTTTTAAGCTTTTTTCCCAATCGTGCGATAATGGTAATGCGGCCGGGTGTTTTGCAGTGGGGGCGATGTATGCTAATGGGGTAGGGATTCAAACAAACAGATTAAAAGCCGCTCGCTATTATGAAATGGGTTGCAGTGGGGGCGATGCGACCGCTTGCGCGAACTTGGCTCAAATGTATGAAAACAAGAAAAATGCGGATACGAACGATAAAGAAAACGCTTTGCAATTGTATGCGGTGGCTTGTCAAGGGGGGGACATGATCGCATGCAATAATTTGGGGTGGATGTTCGCTAACGGGAGTGGGGTCCCAAAAGATTATTACAAAGCGATGGGTTATTATAAATTTTCATGCGATAATGGGAATGATATGGGGTGTTATAATCTGGGCTTGATGTCTAATGTGAATAATATTTATGGCATTGATAAGGCCACGCTCAGTCAAGTGGATTTGAATTATTTGGCGTGTAACGCTGGGGATATGATGGGGTGCGCGAATTTAGGCTGGATCTATGCGAATGGGGATTTAGGGGCTCCTTTGAATAACCACTACGCGGCAAAATATTTTCAAATGGCATGCGATGGGGGGATTTTGGGGAGCTGTAACAATTTAGGCGTGCTGTATCAAAAGGGCTTAGGCGTGCCTCAAGACGATCAAAGGGCTTTGGATTTATTCTCGTATGCATGCGATAATGGTTTTGAGTCAAGCTGCCGTAATTACGGGAATTTCAAAGAGCATTTATTGCGCGTGAATCCTAATTACGGGCGCTTGTTCATGCCGTATCATTCTTATGAGATGCCTTAG
- a CDS encoding 2,3,4,5-tetrahydropyridine-2,6-carboxylate N-succinyltransferase encodes MINKFKNFVSNYQQSSCYREPLGFGIARVDIAPISKKILCTTYPVLNWKDENLGSYAVFCNSLSKEKILKESASECVIEIDESFVLKALDFYTPFLNEAYSNKMAHKNIQVVLELLKALEENRLKNSDGESLYRLVILFEDKPCESVESVYMKLLALSLGKSPLRSLNLEGIFNQLSNAAWSGNKPYELEWLRMNEVALKMRGHFPSIDFIDKFPRYLMQLIPEFDNIRLLDSSKTRFGAYLGTGGYTQMPGASYVNFNAGAMGVCMNEGRISSSVVVGAGTDIGGGASVLGVLSGGNNNPISIGKNCLLGANSVTGISLGDGCIVDAGIAILAGSVIEIEENEFKKLSEVNSDLEKHANNLYKGKELSGKNGVHFRSNSQNGKLIAFRSVKKIELNQNLH; translated from the coding sequence ATGATCAATAAGTTTAAAAATTTTGTGAGCAACTACCAGCAATCCAGTTGTTATAGAGAGCCTTTAGGCTTTGGCATTGCCAGAGTGGATATTGCCCCTATTTCCAAAAAGATTTTATGCACCACTTACCCCGTTTTGAACTGGAAAGATGAAAATTTAGGCTCTTATGCGGTGTTTTGTAACTCGCTTTCTAAAGAAAAAATCCTAAAAGAAAGCGCGAGCGAGTGCGTTATTGAGATTGATGAAAGTTTTGTGTTAAAAGCGTTGGATTTTTATACGCCCTTTTTGAATGAAGCTTATTCTAATAAAATGGCTCATAAAAACATCCAAGTGGTTTTAGAACTTTTAAAGGCTTTAGAAGAAAATCGTTTGAAAAATAGCGATGGGGAGTCTCTTTATCGCTTGGTGATCTTGTTTGAAGATAAGCCTTGCGAGAGCGTGGAGAGCGTGTATATGAAACTTTTAGCGCTCTCTTTGGGTAAATCCCCTTTAAGGAGTTTGAATTTAGAGGGCATTTTTAACCAGCTTTCTAATGCAGCTTGGAGCGGTAATAAGCCTTATGAATTAGAATGGCTCAGAATGAACGAAGTGGCTTTAAAAATGCGAGGCCATTTCCCTAGCATTGATTTCATAGATAAATTCCCACGCTATTTGATGCAATTAATCCCTGAATTTGATAATATCCGCTTATTGGATAGCTCAAAAACGCGTTTTGGGGCGTATTTAGGGACCGGTGGTTATACCCAAATGCCCGGGGCTAGTTATGTGAATTTTAACGCAGGGGCTATGGGAGTGTGCATGAATGAGGGGCGTATTTCTTCATCAGTGGTGGTTGGAGCGGGCACTGATATTGGTGGGGGAGCGAGCGTTTTAGGCGTTTTAAGCGGAGGGAATAACAACCCCATTAGCATCGGGAAAAATTGTTTGCTAGGGGCTAATAGCGTTACTGGAATTAGTCTAGGCGATGGCTGTATTGTGGATGCAGGCATTGCCATATTAGCCGGGAGCGTGATAGAAATTGAAGAAAATGAGTTTAAAAAGCTTTCAGAAGTGAATAGCGATTTAGAAAAACATGCCAATAATCTTTACAAAGGCAAAGAGCTTTCCGGAAAAAATGGCGTGCATTTTCGTTCCAATAGCCAAAATGGTAAGCTGATTGCTTTTAGGAGCGTGAAAAAAATTGAGTTGAATCAAAACCTGCATTAA
- the ispG gene encoding flavodoxin-dependent (E)-4-hydroxy-3-methylbut-2-enyl-diphosphate synthase — protein sequence MLENRVKTKQIFIGGVAIGGDAPISTQSMTFSKTADIESTKNQIDRLKLAGADLVRVAVSNEKDALALKELKKVSSLPLIADIHFHYKFALIAAQSVDAIRINPGNIGSKDKIKAVVGACKERNIPIRIGVNAGSLEKQFDQKYGPTPKGMVESALYNAKLLEDLDFTNFKISLKASDVMRTIEAYRMLRPLVIYPFHLGVTEAGNLFSSSIKSAMALGGLLMEGIGDTMRVSITGELENEIKVARAILRHSGRLKEGINWISCPTCGRIEANLVDMASRVEKRLSHIKTPLDISVMGCVVNALGEAKHADMAIAFGNRSGLIIKEGKVIHKLAEKDLFETFVIEVENLAKEREKSLKD from the coding sequence ATGCTGGAAAATAGAGTTAAGACCAAGCAAATTTTTATCGGTGGCGTGGCCATAGGGGGTGATGCTCCCATAAGCACGCAAAGCATGACCTTTAGTAAAACCGCTGATATTGAAAGCACTAAAAATCAAATTGACAGACTCAAACTCGCCGGGGCTGATTTGGTGAGGGTGGCGGTGAGTAATGAAAAGGACGCCCTAGCCTTAAAAGAATTGAAAAAAGTGTCCTCTTTGCCTTTAATCGCTGATATTCATTTCCATTATAAATTCGCTCTCATTGCCGCTCAAAGCGTGGATGCGATCAGGATTAACCCCGGAAACATCGGCTCTAAAGACAAAATCAAAGCGGTGGTTGGTGCTTGCAAAGAAAGAAACATTCCTATAAGAATTGGCGTGAATGCCGGGAGTTTAGAAAAGCAGTTTGATCAAAAATACGGACCCACCCCAAAAGGCATGGTAGAAAGCGCTTTGTATAACGCCAAACTTTTAGAAGATTTGGATTTCACTAATTTTAAGATTTCTTTAAAAGCGAGCGATGTGATGCGCACCATAGAAGCTTATAGAATGTTACGCCCTCTTGTGATCTATCCTTTCCATTTGGGGGTTACTGAAGCGGGTAATCTTTTCAGTTCTAGTATCAAATCCGCCATGGCTTTAGGGGGGCTTTTAATGGAGGGCATTGGGGATACGATGCGCGTATCCATCACAGGGGAATTAGAAAATGAAATCAAAGTGGCTAGAGCGATTTTACGCCATAGCGGGCGCTTGAAAGAGGGGATTAATTGGATTTCTTGCCCCACTTGCGGGCGCATTGAAGCCAATTTAGTGGATATGGCGAGCAGGGTAGAAAAACGCCTAAGCCACATTAAAACCCCTTTAGACATCAGCGTGATGGGTTGTGTGGTGAACGCTTTAGGTGAAGCCAAGCATGCAGACATGGCGATCGCTTTTGGGAATCGCAGCGGTTTGATCATTAAAGAGGGTAAAGTCATTCACAAACTGGCTGAAAAGGATTTGTTTGAAACTTTTGTGATAGAAGTGGAAAATTTGGCTAAAGAAAGAGAAAAAAGTTTAAAGGATTAG